From Oncorhynchus tshawytscha isolate Ot180627B linkage group LG11, Otsh_v2.0, whole genome shotgun sequence, the proteins below share one genomic window:
- the LOC121847789 gene encoding gastrula zinc finger protein XlCGF48.2-like isoform X2 → MAEPSLSLLPNLCHDSGYDPDADCNWQQTENTGEGHLTGGHRSFVKPAGQNTWRDDHQITVDEGIGNSTHHVIESADAEDTGPGVKQEMTEGEEDPRHSRDIQTGVPPVATENPSTAQEQSRTQCSIMEVSGTLNAILKSETDTETLTGINRLGCQPAPRSEYLLYGNLSPRTILSHRDSGDTLQTVNDPLCSYTTETEMIPGDMPVVLETQTNPMKVDWNQYSSSVYSEGCRDKKGEGLVVDEVIVKVEDDALLIWSADETHLGEGHSQGNTSDFLDYRESLETNLNVETHSPLHEFKDRDPLSMSKGPSDSRMEQKAKARGGGATSGNSKEKRFLCMFCNKGFRCPQKVDIHQRVHTGVKPFSCTQCHMRFAQACTLKRHQRVHTGEKPFSCTQCHMCFAQAGDLKRHQRVHTGERPFACAHCGKRFSEKSYLRLHQQKKHSTL, encoded by the exons ATGGCGGAACCCTCATTATCACTGTTACCCAACTTGTgtcacgactcaggatatgacccagatgcagactgcaactggcaacagacagagaacacag gtgaaggacatctcactggaggccacaggagttttgtgaagccagcaggacaaAATACATGGCGAGATGACCACCaaatcactgttgatgaggggaTAGGAAACTCAACCCATCATGTTATAGAG TCTGCAGATGCAGAGGATACAGGTCCTGGTGTCAAGCAGGAGatgactgaaggagaggaggacccacggcacagcagagacatccagactggTGTGCCCCCTGTAGCCACGGAGAACCCCTCCACCGCCCAAGAGCAGTCCAGGACCCAATGCAGCATCATGGAGGTCAGTGGAACGCTGAACGCCAtcctcaagtcagagacagacaccgagactTTAACGGGGATAAACCGACTGGGCTGTCAACCTGCTCCACGCTCAGAGTATTTACTTTACGGCAACCTGAGCCCAAGGACTATTCTGTCCCATCGGGACTCAGGTGACACTTTACAGACTGTCAATGATCCATTGTGTTCAtacactacagagacagagatgataccTGGTGACATGCCTGTGGTATTAGAGACACAGACTAATCCAATGAAAGTGGACTGGaaccagtacagtagtagtgtatactcGGAAGGGTGCCGAGATAAGAAAGGGGAGGGTCTGGTCGTAGATGAGGTGATTGTGAAAGTGGAGGACGATGCTCTTCTGATATGGAGTGCAGACGAAACTCACTTAGGAGAAGGACACTCGCAGGGCAACACCAGTGACTTCTTAGACTACAGAGAAAGCTTAGAGACAAATCTAAATGTTGAGACCCACTCCCCTTTACACGAGTTCAAGGATCGCGACCCATTATCCATGTCGAAGGGGCCTTCCGATTCACGCATGGAACAAAAGGCCAAGGCGCGAGGAGGGGGAGCCACATCAGGCAATAGTAAAGAAaaacggttcctctgcatgttctgtaacaaaggcttccGCTGCCCCCAGAAGGTGGACATCCACCAGAGGGTTCACACAGgggtgaaacccttcagctgtacccagtgtcacatgcgtTTCGCCCAGGCATGCaccctgaagaggcaccagagggtccacacaggggagaaacccttcagctgtacccagtgtcacatgtgCTTCGCTCAGGCTGGTGACCtaaagaggcaccagagggtccacacgggAGAGAGGCCTTTCGCCTGTGCGCACTgtgggaagaggttctcagagaaGAGCTACCTCAGGTtacaccagcagaaaaaacaCTCCACTCTATAA
- the LOC112232464 gene encoding uncharacterized protein LOC112232464 yields the protein MANCMVFHTQIASIMEVLANAAVADICKLVDDDYAVFRLEITQSQKENRALRRKLQLLELKTARERVLVSRPSSVKILDRYRAIARGEGNLTGGYRSFVKPAGHNTWRDDQPITVDEGSGTSTQHVIMIESAEAAGPGVKLDKSEDEEDPRHSRDIQTGGAGAPPVAMEDPTPAQPRTRHSITEVSGTLNTVLKSETDTETVTVTQRILHTGSDHRSDPERLGLGGLGCPPAPSSEYLLYGNPSQRTVHSNPDSGDVLIAGDDPCCSYTTEMDPGNMPLGLERQTDLSRGDWKRYSSSVYSEGCLDKKGEGLVGDEVTVKVEGDVPPTWNADSHLGEGHSQGIDFLDYRERLVSTSMGPSDSHGCMLFDQLLNSNDRTRAQARGGGETSGNVKEKRFLCMFCNKGFSCAQKVEIHQRVHTGEKPYSCPQCHMRFAQSGSLKRHQKVHTGEKPFSCSQCDKRFSRQHLLKTHLKVHTGERPFACTHCGKRFSERRYLKIHQKKNHSTL from the exons atggctaactgtatggtttttcacactcaaatagcctccatcatggaggttctagcgaatgcagccgtggccgatatctgtaaactcgtagacgacgactatgcagtgtttcgtttggaaataactcaaagccagaaagaaaatagggcattgcggaggaaactacagctactGGAACTGAAGACCGCACGAGAGCGCGTCCTCGTcagtcgtcccagtagtgtcaagatcctcgaccgatACAGAGCAATCGCAAGAg GTGAAGGAAATCTCACTGGAGGCTacaggagctttgtgaagccagcgggacacaatacatggagagatgaccaaccaatcacagttgatgaggggagtggaacctcaacccagcatgttatcatgatagag TCTGCAGAGGCTGCAGGTCCTGGGGTCAAGCTGGATAAGTCTGAAGACGAGGAAGACCCACGGCACAGCAGAGACATTCAGACTGGAGGGGCTGGAGCGCCCCCTGTAGCCATGGAGGACCCCACCCCAGCGCAGCCCAGGACCCGACACagcatcacggaggtcagtggaacgcTGAACACCGTCCTCAAGTCAGAGACCGACACAGAGACTGTAACTGTAACACAAAGGATTTTACACACAGGATCTGACCATAGGTCAGACCCGGAGCGACTGGGGCTGGGGGGACTGGGGTGTCCTCCTGCTCCAAGCTCAGAATATTTACTTTACGGTAACCCGAGCCAGAGGACGGTTCATTCCAATCCCGATTCAGGTGATGTGTTAATTGCTGGCGATGATCCGTGTTGTTCTTACACTACAGAGATGGACCCTGGCAACATGCCCTTGGgtttagagagacagactgatctgtctagaggggactggaagcggtacagtagtagtgtgtacTCTGAAGGATGCCTTGATAAGAAAGGGGAGGGTCTGGTCGGAGATGAAGtgactgtgaaagtggagggCGACGTTCCTCCCACATGGAATGCAGATAGTCACCTAGGCGAAGGACATTCACAGGGCATAGATTTCTTAGATTACAGGGAAAGGTTAGTGTCCACGTCGATGGGCCCTTCCGATTCACACGGGTGTATGCTTTTCGATCAGTTATTGAACTCAAATGACAGGACTAGAGCCCAGGCTCGGGGAGGGGGAGAAACATCAGGCAATGTtaaagagaaacggttcctctgcatgttctgcaacaaaggcttcagctgcgcccagaaggtggagatccaccagagggtccacacaggagagaaaccatacagctgcccccagtgtcacatgcgcttcgCCCAATCTGGcagcctgaagaggcaccagaaggtccacacaggggagaaacccttcagctgCTCCCAGTGTGATAAGAGGTTCTCCCGCCAGCACCTGCTGAAGACGCATCTGAAagtccacacaggagagaggccGTTCGCCTGTACACACTGTGGGAAGAGGTTTTCAGAGAGGCGCTACCTCAAGATACACCAGAAGAAAAACCATTCCACTCTATAG
- the LOC121847789 gene encoding gastrula zinc finger protein XlCGF48.2-like isoform X1: MANCMVFHTQMASIMEVLANAAVAEICKLVDGDYAVFRLEITQSQKENRALRRKLQLLEIKVARERAERTMRERVLASHPCNVKILDRYRGNAKGEGHLTGGHRSFVKPAGQNTWRDDHQITVDEGIGNSTHHVIESADAEDTGPGVKQEMTEGEEDPRHSRDIQTGVPPVATENPSTAQEQSRTQCSIMEVSGTLNAILKSETDTETLTGINRLGCQPAPRSEYLLYGNLSPRTILSHRDSGDTLQTVNDPLCSYTTETEMIPGDMPVVLETQTNPMKVDWNQYSSSVYSEGCRDKKGEGLVVDEVIVKVEDDALLIWSADETHLGEGHSQGNTSDFLDYRESLETNLNVETHSPLHEFKDRDPLSMSKGPSDSRMEQKAKARGGGATSGNSKEKRFLCMFCNKGFRCPQKVDIHQRVHTGVKPFSCTQCHMRFAQACTLKRHQRVHTGEKPFSCTQCHMCFAQAGDLKRHQRVHTGERPFACAHCGKRFSEKSYLRLHQQKKHSTL; encoded by the exons atggctaactgtatggtttttcacactcaaatggCCTCCATTATGGAGGTTCTAGCGAATGCAGCTGTGGCTGAGATATGTAAACTCGTAGATggcgactatgcagtgtttcggttggaaataactcaaagccagaaagaaaacagggcattgcggaggaaactacagctactGGAAATTAAGGTGGCACGGGAGCGCGCAGAGAGGACAATGAGAGAGCGTGTCCTCGCCAGTCATCCCTGTAAtgtcaagatcctcgaccgatacagaggaaATGCAAAAG gtgaaggacatctcactggaggccacaggagttttgtgaagccagcaggacaaAATACATGGCGAGATGACCACCaaatcactgttgatgaggggaTAGGAAACTCAACCCATCATGTTATAGAG TCTGCAGATGCAGAGGATACAGGTCCTGGTGTCAAGCAGGAGatgactgaaggagaggaggacccacggcacagcagagacatccagactggTGTGCCCCCTGTAGCCACGGAGAACCCCTCCACCGCCCAAGAGCAGTCCAGGACCCAATGCAGCATCATGGAGGTCAGTGGAACGCTGAACGCCAtcctcaagtcagagacagacaccgagactTTAACGGGGATAAACCGACTGGGCTGTCAACCTGCTCCACGCTCAGAGTATTTACTTTACGGCAACCTGAGCCCAAGGACTATTCTGTCCCATCGGGACTCAGGTGACACTTTACAGACTGTCAATGATCCATTGTGTTCAtacactacagagacagagatgataccTGGTGACATGCCTGTGGTATTAGAGACACAGACTAATCCAATGAAAGTGGACTGGaaccagtacagtagtagtgtatactcGGAAGGGTGCCGAGATAAGAAAGGGGAGGGTCTGGTCGTAGATGAGGTGATTGTGAAAGTGGAGGACGATGCTCTTCTGATATGGAGTGCAGACGAAACTCACTTAGGAGAAGGACACTCGCAGGGCAACACCAGTGACTTCTTAGACTACAGAGAAAGCTTAGAGACAAATCTAAATGTTGAGACCCACTCCCCTTTACACGAGTTCAAGGATCGCGACCCATTATCCATGTCGAAGGGGCCTTCCGATTCACGCATGGAACAAAAGGCCAAGGCGCGAGGAGGGGGAGCCACATCAGGCAATAGTAAAGAAaaacggttcctctgcatgttctgtaacaaaggcttccGCTGCCCCCAGAAGGTGGACATCCACCAGAGGGTTCACACAGgggtgaaacccttcagctgtacccagtgtcacatgcgtTTCGCCCAGGCATGCaccctgaagaggcaccagagggtccacacaggggagaaacccttcagctgtacccagtgtcacatgtgCTTCGCTCAGGCTGGTGACCtaaagaggcaccagagggtccacacgggAGAGAGGCCTTTCGCCTGTGCGCACTgtgggaagaggttctcagagaaGAGCTACCTCAGGTtacaccagcagaaaaaacaCTCCACTCTATAA